A section of the Hemibagrus wyckioides isolate EC202008001 linkage group LG04, SWU_Hwy_1.0, whole genome shotgun sequence genome encodes:
- the LOC131352155 gene encoding E3 ubiquitin-protein ligase TRIM39-like: MASRPSLTEDDFSCPVCCDIFREPLLLACSHSICKSCLNTFWHQRRVLECPICRTVSSTPVPPVNIVLHNMCEAVLKERNRRMSVEMEGLCSIHREALTLFCVKDQRPICTKCKNSRLHSRHTVSSIQEASQDLKQLLQTKLKPLHKKISIYEDFKQSCLNTGEHIKKQSQTTEELIRREFEKLHQFLWDEEEARIAALKEEEEQKSQMVKKNIDKITIQMSCILDTIEAIEKQTQGEDLPFLLNYNALLERTQAKLENPEKLSGVLINVAKHLSNLSFQVSEEMHSFVQYTPVALDPNTAHAGLIVSDDLNTVAYKGEPQQLPDNSERFEGYVSVIGSEGFNSGTHSWDVEVGDNTAWAIGVISESVCKHRENLSRFGIWYIGFCNGKYGKGYTPELLTPLRVSKAIQTIRVQVDLDKGKVIFTDSAHNICLHIFKQSFRERVFPYFYSHCKRHPLRILPVKSSMPIQIQS, from the exons ATGGCTTCCAGACCTTCTCTGACTGAAGATGATTTCTCCTGTCCTGTCTGCTGTGACATCTTCAGAGAGCCTTTACTCCTGGCCTGCTCCCACAGCATCTGTAAGAGCTGCCTGAACACCTTCTGGCACCAGCGAAGAGTTCTAGAGTGTCCTATCTGCAGGACGGTGTCCTCCACCCCTGTGCCTCCGGTGAACATCGTGCTGCACAACATGTGTGAGGCGGTACTGAAGGAGCGCAACCGGCGGATGTCAGTGGAGATGGAGGGACTCTGCAGTATACACCGTGAAGCTCTGACTCTCTTCTGTGTAAAGGATCAGCGACCTATTTGCACCAAGTGCAAGAACTCCAGATTACACAGCAGGCACACTGTCAGCTCCATACAGGAAGCATCACAAGACCTCAAG CAATTACTCCAGACGAAACTGAAGCCCTTACACAAGAAGATTAGCATCTATGAGGACTTTAAACAATCCTGTCTGAATACTGGAGAGCACATTAAG AAGCAGAGCCAAACCACAGAGGAATTGATCAGGAGGGAATTTGAAAAGCTTCACCAGTTTCTCTGGGATGAAGAGGAGGCCAGGATAGCTGCActgaaagaggaagaggagcagaaaAGTCAGATGGTGAAGAAAAATATTGACAAGATCACAATTCAAATGTCGTGCATCCTGGACACCATTGAGGCCATCGAGAAACAGACACAAGGAGAAGATCTGCCATTTCTCCTG AACTACAATGCGTTACTTGAAAG AACTCAAGCTAAACTAGAAAATCCAGAGAAATTATCCGGAGTTCTGATCAATGTGGCAAAGCACCTGAGCAACCTGAGCTTCCAAGTGTCCGAGGAGATGCACAGTTTTGTACAATACA CCCCTGTCGCGCTTGACCCCAACACTGCCCACGCTGGCCTGATAGTCTCTGATGATCTGAACACGGTGGCGTATAAAGGCGAGCCTCAGCAGCTTCCTGATAACTCAGAGAGGTTTGAGGGTTATGTGAGCGTCATAGGCTCTGAGGGCTTTAATTCAGGCACACACTCCTGGGATGTCGAGGTTGGAGACAACACAGCCTGGGCCATAGGAGTCATCTCCGAGTCTGTGTGTAAGCACAGAGAAAACCTCTCACGGTTTGGGATATGGTATATAGGTTTCTGTAATGGCAAATATGGTAAAGGATATACACCAGAGCTGCTGACCCCACTTCGGGTTAGCAAAGCAATCCAGACGATCAGGGTACAGGTGGACCTTGACAAAGGCAAGGTGATCTTCACTGACTCTGCCCACAACATCTGTCTGCACATCTTCAAACAGTCTTTCAGGGAAAGAGTTTTCCCTTACTTTTACAGCCACTGCAAACGCCATCCTCTCCGAATATTACCAGTAAAGTCCTCAATGCCCATTCAGATACAGAGTTA